The following nucleotide sequence is from Mytilus trossulus isolate FHL-02 chromosome 9, PNRI_Mtr1.1.1.hap1, whole genome shotgun sequence.
CGGCCAACggccgaagtgaatatcagtttttaaaAGCCAATTTAACCACACATTTatcgaaacaaaagacagtattggttttattccatattccgagaAAATGTATGTATTGGCAATTATTTACCAAAACCAATTGTACATCAAACGTTTTTTACCAAAATGTATGCatgtagataaactcatcatagatactaggactaaattttgtatatacgccagacgcgcgaatccaaaaaagttaaaatggccaaataaagaacgaagttgaagagcattgagaaccaaaattcctaaaagttttgccaaatacagctaaggtgatctacgcctgaggtagaaaagccttagtatttcaaaaaattctaaaatttgtaaacagtaaatttataaatataaccatatccaTGACatttcatgtcagcacaaatagtgctgactactgggcttgtgatatcCTCGGGGAATAAAAGCACGCGACGTTTTGAGCGGTTAATATTCTATTTCCGCAGATAATTAtgcttatatcatgtatatattcaaaatcttattcctaagagaaaaaaaaatacttacattatatcaatattgaataattataaTTACATGTTTTTCTTCATGATCAAGAAAACACGATAAACATcaagattttctatatttgcctgtgcacctttttttttaaatattatgccATTATGTAAAGTTAATTCTGAAATGAAGAATGATGCGAGATTGATGATAGTTAATCAAAATAACGTAtaattattaaacatatatctaatgtaattattaacataaaataatcataCCTTTTGATGATGTAAACATTTGTATGGCCTTATAAAAGGCATCACCGGTACAAGTAACTCCTCCTTTATATGGTACTGACTGTATTGCTGCCTTCAGCTCTGCCAAATTATGATTGTCATTGAAATCAAATTCTTCAACCACATTATTAGAATACTGAATCAGCGCCGCTCGGTTATAAACAGTAcgtttatttgaaataaagggATCTGTAGATGGACAGAGCAGGCCTAAAAGTTCACCTAATTGCTCTTTAACTATTTCAAAGTTACCAGATCCTATGCTGGTAGACGAATCAAGAATGATCAATAAATCTCTGAAAACACCCGGTACCTTTGCTTTAACGGTTCCCTGAGAAGTCGTTGAatttgtcttaatttttttctgcagAAAACTGGTGATTACTGTATTTGCTGTTGATTGAATCGTTGGTTTCCTTGCTGCAATAAATAGTTAGTATAATGAAAAAGTCACATTAATTTATAGCTTGAACTTATATGATACTGTTCATAAGCTCGATACatttcatgtatttgtgtttATCATATAATCTTAATAAAATAGTATTTCCTCAAAGAAGAAATCtgtctttttaaaacaaattaagttaTACTAAGAAAGgcatacatttgtaatttaaaagGACATAATGTAGCCTGAATATTGAAACAAgtcaaaaatcaataaaaaaaactgctttaAGTTTATAGGCGTGTAAAGCGTGTAAAACATTGACATacgtttggtgttttttttatgaattaagaaTAAATGTAGAAATCAATTCAATATTGGAGCACCAAGCGGTTGTTTCAGAATATCAAAAGCATAGAAAATATTAATGAACAATACATGTCATTTCATAATAATGAAATGAACTTAATTTCtggataattttaatttaaatctcggtctttttctgaaatttatcaaaacttttgttttttcaaccctgtataccaccattcaccatgtgaaattataattttgaaaatgctttgaccaacaaaattattttatatttcttcctGTGTGTTGTTTACATTATGACGTCAAACACGCGACTCATTAGAGTTGATGTGAACCTTGCCATTCAGTCACTGGACTTCAAATACTTCAAATATTTATGGGTtgatataaaatacatatataagtaagcaatgaatgtgtttgtttaatttgatagatgctttttgtgcttctatgttaaatatttgtttgttttgttctaattgagattgtgacacagtgatgactgctgtacccctattttaacacttttacctattatgtctgttttgttctcGCATCGTtgtaatataatggaatttaatgcgactgtcatacaagtgagaggtttagcgctaaaaaaccaggttcaatccaccattttctatatttgaaaatgcctgtaccaagtcaggaatatgacagttattgtccttacaaataaaagtaacttaCATGTGTACTCAGTTATGTCCGTATCAGTTGGACAGGGTTTGCCACCATTGTCTGGATGCCTAAGAATGACCCTTTCTTTAGATCGTGCTCCAAATCCATATACCTCGCTCCACTCGCTCCATTGCGACATTTGACAGTCAactttttcttttgtaaatagAAAACAGTGATTTGAACCAATCATAAACACCAAAACTATAACTAACAGATCAATACGACCCACCATGATGTCTCTGTATGATACTTTACGAATGTTACACCAAAATCAAAGCTATATTTTATGTTAACTAAAATTTCCTGAAACGATTAATGCGTACAATATTTATTAGAAACAATATCTTTCTACACCAATCCGATTTCCAAGAACCTTATATAGCCTAATAAAGACTATTTTGTGGTAAAAGAAACCATTTGacaaataggattttttttctactgCGTGAGTAGTAAGAATTGAGAGGGATCGAAAGCTACAAAGCAAACAAATACCACAAATAGGAACAACACGTAGACAAATGGTAGACTGATGTAATGAAAATCCACAAACAGGAACTAAATTAAATGACGTAACGAAATCTACACACAAAAACCACATGACATAATATACATATGTCACATGACACCTATCAATTGACACGTTGCAAAATGAggcattttatttatataaacatttgcATTAACATTTGCATTTAAATTGTTTGGACAGTGCGAGACTGAAATCAAagagagtaaaaaaaaaaatttataagggAACGATTTAGAAGAGATAAGAAGATgccaaaatattgaatagataATTGTACTCAAAGAATACTAGATAATAGGATATTTAATAGAGTCCCCCGTACTTCTTTGATTTcaacagtttataaaaattacaacttacattttataCTTTGAAGAGTAAGTCATGTTTGAGCCTTAATTACATCGAGTTCGGGGCATTCTTCAATGTTctagtcaaaactttgaatgatgTCTTAtgcttgatatattttttatagattaatATTTTGCGTGAGTGATTACTGTTTCCGTcttgttaatttaatttaatgtccagattaaaattaagtatttgccactgaacataaaatattgacaaagtatttattttCACCCTTTGacgaaaatataaaagtttcaaaagtttgaaccaaccattttatcagaaaaaatacactggttatattgTAGTTTGACagacactaattttgatcattgagaagctcaATATTCCCTTAACACAACGTTTGctctgaagtttttttttatagtttctcgtcattttgttatcacatacgcaacacgacgggtgccacatgtggagcaggatctgcttaccccttccggagcacctgagatcacccctcgTTTTGTGTGggtttcgtgttgtttattctttagttttctatgttgtgtaatgagtactattgtttgtctgtttgtccttttcattgtTAGCCATGGCGCTGTaggtttattttcgatttatgagtttaactgtccctttggtatctttcgtccttctttaaGATGCTGTTTCATTGCATCAAACCGTCTTTATTTCATACAATAAGGCTATTACACGCTAATTCCAATATGTAAGTGGTCGACACTATCGCCGTATAGAAATCCCATTAAGATTGAAAGTAACTGAATTTAAATAATTGTGTGTTCGAAACATTGCAGTATAGTTGAAATCTTACAAAGAAAACGAGGTCATCAAagaatcattttattttacaatattgatAAGGTATACTAAAATAGAGGTtgaagatacaagagggacattcaaactcaccAGTCGAAAAATAAACTGGCTAAAACATGGCTAAAAAGGGGAACTGACCAAAAGACAACATAAGTACACGgaacacaatatataaaaaaagactcAGCAACACGAAAGAATTGTCTTAAACAGATTTTATCACCATACGTGAACATGGAACAAACATTATTATATCACTGCACGTTTAAGAATACCAGTGGAAAATTTTTATACGATCATgtttataaaagtacaaaagTCATTACGTATCGTATAGTAAGTGCAATATGAATGACATTGATCTATCATATAACACAAGGTTCAGTAATGAGAAATTATATTAcagttttatttaaacatgCTATTTACAATGTTTGGTGATCTGTTATTCACACGACGTAATGTTTGTGGTTATTCGTGGAACGTATTATCATAATTTTGTATAATGCAGGTGAGGTGGGAGGTGATATGTTCGCGAATGTTCATCaataacataatataatatcCAAGTCATAATGACAGGGCAAGACAATGAAATGTGACAAAATGTTCGGCACAAAGCATATCATTCCATCGTATGTATTATTGATGATGCATTCAATATAActattataattcaataaaacatgtatattcaaCTGAGGAAAGTCGCAGATGGTATAATATTTGACAATCCGTCTGTCCACCAGGGATGGGCACGATTACTCACAAATATAATCGATTAATAATCGATTACATGAAGGATTTTTGTGCAATCGATTAATAATCGATTACTCAAATTTTAgtatgtaatcgattacaatcgattattttatcaaaagtaattaCACTACTTTTCGATGA
It contains:
- the LOC134683057 gene encoding collagen alpha-1(XII) chain-like, which translates into the protein MVGRIDLLVIVLVFMIGSNHCFLFTKEKVDCQMSQWSEWSEVYGFGARSKERVILRHPDNGGKPCPTDTDITEYTSRKPTIQSTANTVITSFLQKKIKTNSTTSQGTVKAKVPGVFRDLLIILDSSTSIGSGNFEIVKEQLGELLGLLCPSTDPFISNKRTVYNRAALIQYSNNVVEEFDFNDNHNLAELKAAIQSVPYKGGVTCTGDAFYKAIQMFTSSKGMRQGTKHEVLILSDGVSNCGRTLSSVLPMLHAKATVFGLMIGGHSEKGKDELTSYVSQPKPDHLFAVKDFQVLKELLKAIKDQIDKTNPCAPFELSKK